One genomic window of Centropristis striata isolate RG_2023a ecotype Rhode Island chromosome 20, C.striata_1.0, whole genome shotgun sequence includes the following:
- the ap3m1 gene encoding AP-3 complex subunit mu-1, which yields MIHSLFLINHSGDIFLEKHWKSVISRSVCDYFFEAKEKAVDPQDVAPVLQTPHHYLISIYRGKLFFLSVIQTEVAPLFVIEFLHRVADTIQDYFGECSENVIKDNLVTVYELLEEMLDNGFPLATESNVLKEMIRPPTILRSVVNTLTGASNVGDTLPTGQLSNIPWRRAGVKYTNNEAYFDVIEEIDAILDKSGTPVFAEIQGVIEACVRLTGMPDLTLSFMNPRLLDDVSFHPCVRFKRWESERALSFIPPDGNFTLMSYHVSSQNLVAIPVYVKQSISFFESGPGGRLDITIGPKQTMGKTVEGLMVTIHMPKAVLSANLTATQGNYTYDIATKVLVWDIGKLNPQKLPNLRGSLSLQAGCPKPEENPPLNIDLKIQQVAISGLKVSRLDMYGEKYKPFKGVKYVTKAGKFQVRT from the exons ATGATCCACAGTCTGTTCCTGATTAATCACTCGGGAGACATCTTCCTGGAGAAACACTGGAAGAGTGTCATCAGCCGGAGTGTGTGTGATTACTTTTTCGAGGCGAAGGAGAAGGCAGTGGACCCGCAGGATGTGGCCCCTGTCCTGCAGACCCCGCACCACTATCTCATCTCCATATACAGGGGCAAGCTCTTCTTCCTGTCTGTCATCCAGACTGAAGTCGCTCCATTGTTTGTCATTGAGTTCCTGCACAGAGTGGCTGACACAATCCAG GACTACTTTGGAGAATGCTCAGAAAATGTAATCAAGGACAATCTGGTGACCGTGTACGAGCTGCTGGAAGAGATGTTGGACAACGGCTTCCCGCTGGCAACAGAGTCCAACGTCCTGAAAGAGATGATCAGGCCTCCCACCATCCTGAGATCAGTCGTCAACACGCTCACAG gAGCCAGTAATGTTGGAGATACATTACCAACAGGTCAACTGTCCAATATCCCGTGGAGGCGAGCTGGTGTTAAATACACCAATAATGAGGCATACTTTGACGTGATAGAGGAAATAGATGCCATTCTGGACAAATCAG GTACGCCAGTATTTGCAGAGATCCAGGGTGTGATTGAAGCCTGTGTGAGGCTCACCGGGATGCCTGACCTCACTCTGTCCTTTATG AATCCTCGTCTCCTCGATGACGTGAGTTTCCACCCGTGTGTGCGGTTTAAGCGCTGGGAGTCGGAGCGCGCCCTCTCGTTCATCCCGCCAGATGGAAACTTCACGCTCATGAGCTATCATGTCAGCTCTCAGAA TCTCGTGGCCATTCCCGTGTATGTGAAGCAGAGCATCAGTTTCTTTGAGTCGGGACCTGGCGGCCGCCTGGACATCACCATCGGACCCAAGCAGACGATGGGGAAGACAGTGGAGGGCCTGATGGTCACTATCCACATGCCTAAAGCTGTGCTCAGTGCCAACCTCACAGCCACACAGGGAAACTACACCTACGACATCGCTACCAAG GTGCTGGTTTGGGACATTGGGAAACTGAACCCCCAGAAGCTTCCTAACTTGCGAGGCAGTCTGAGTCTGCAGGCCGGATGCCCCAAACCTGAAGAAAACCCGCCACTCAACATTGACCTGAAGATCCAGCAGGTGGCCATATCAG GTCTGAAGGTGAGTCGTCTTGACATGTATGGAGAGAAGTACAAGCCGTTTAAAGGGGTCAAATATGTGACTAAAGCAGGGAAATTCCAAGTGCGGACCTGA